A single Nomia melanderi isolate GNS246 chromosome 13, iyNomMela1, whole genome shotgun sequence DNA region contains:
- the LOC116431621 gene encoding uncharacterized protein LOC116431621 isoform X1 translates to MLIECGLGVYAVPSKTRGKPYRLPCGPVRVLANDPLGVPVAPRGDRMSGSDGEDGQCNRTRESNVVAMGDVLAKKHADDAPRDTCIVADDDPTRQDVDLATDYESDAVRSPVVANLVPDANGVIDMNAVHAFIKGARDPGYVQTDSYKVKRDLCREELQKIIKFQNLWMELQQYMRASFNVALEASHTPGNLLMQQNALSMDNMHEIVLQLCNWDSGQLSMRLVSQAQEFVIEVKVRLLALLHDHSVNNLAEIFLTGLLDDYDALISTASQISELVKPLKGYLCKFTWDCFIKKLYQIYVYDESLVQNNLPSFIGQVNILKAKVYLPLDYVKRLMVSLMLQLRKFLSLKGSKYQGLVHRYLAFDDKMTKIRDLWPDTEPWMDKYNAELAVRMTRLKQIWRTWELFSVTRKFIEQRMSNKSLDSGNELQEVDSQLSMLASQGKVEMDRLLSSAEIVQILIDDIIEDQLAKWTHEGGCLESNAKEGKCCEFHTCTGFPVSSNANKSDTESIGLPIENPFSQLINGFLEEDIANYSATQIKKKVDPMESKETKLDVSEIRSVQEDTDLRTEPQPCSCVYQHVREITERKKGVLENPPCPCLLNSKRKWNTCPCLTKSVPEMAVSNNHPKPASPTTVKTNQEPTKPVVKSGSTQSAQTQTRHSTTQTPNTAHNHPTHLGRCTTHPPHTHGPLPDLVKNAAPPHRSHTHNNHSSHACHKQANVEHIKRVSCNDLSSGDGDCSDSGSSQEDSCSTSSSAQRDSSRHCDCCYCEVFGHGVPSVAPVSRNYNEMRERLRQLLTKKKAKKCKATCSPSKSSSESSTNTNPETKTVTSMAPRSNTPVSTTSTVQQDQRDQRDLEELLEFIEGNQNGKKDNNKKAEKKARQKQRKVEEKLKRDRQEAERQKLIELQKKTPEVTITVVDPQKPVSQRLLPQCNLPEVSILPTSPPVALPSVKQLSNKKKDKQEICSNSSNTSSSSCSSSSSSSTISINSKAKAASVNTNLKNKSINPSKVDKTVVASQTNKLTSKTDKAEIINKSNKVLTSTNGTSTKSSTNGTEKSLAVEVNDKKLTKKERKKQKKELKKLEEAKAKEVKKPVQPESQPQMVTIKRVMESNSAEPTVTITLKGQTPAEDKVLFTLVNGQTKEVSLPKLENEQNQNISGKKKKTKANNNNNNNNNNTNNNNNNSNNNNNSLQQGNKSQQTNNTKQQAQNKICDNKNVKQQGNSEKTKGKDEKKVQQQNITETKKSKKDKKNTENKENVLQQNTVNKNKNQQQTVSSKKQNKINTPPQTPVSQKSPPNLTNENNKKSKGQEQEKSGQLNSSKNNKNASTNGTCKQAKNDNQKIQTKIASSQPTIKRSEIQPTTAERVNSPLSSQFKDISANSKINIENLKLPPGITITKVDAPAKPLPIRSAPLPKPVNPPKQTTIIAAPMSSVQSSYSSSQAGGNVIVVDTGKLKQDLLPKPTEKDVPKENQQNSSTTGKKKKKKNKSGANTVNAGNQTTAQNNDPFANDHTDEPARILHNPNTNMVTIRNPAFGPMKVPPTQQAAIIKVSENGMVTIRSPALQQAINAGLTSPPKPDYIVKGDLSSRTSAESSNLKHTNGIIPSSLAELRSRLTPDCTTLSDLANIQISKVTNGQPIPENGINLKGTSVTLTKVRTEASIKDVQSAKTAVREAINASIAASSTGKSKKKKKRGTGTRQCGDDWNLVESVFTPKDIDLEDGEMDDAERELEAFKRFCLQSVPPPRKEKVNLNIKDIVLKKKSSSSSSSSSAAAAVIAAN, encoded by the exons ACGGATTACGAAAGCGACGCTGTCAGGTCACCTGTCGTCGCGAATTTGGTTCCTGACGCG AACGGGGTGATAGATATGAATGCAGTTCATGCTTTCATAAAGGGTGCAAGAGATCCTGGATATGTACAAACGGATTCGTATAAAGTGAAAAG AGATCTCTGTAGAGAGGAACTGcagaagattataaaatttcaaaacttaTGGATGGAATTGCAACAGTACATGCGTGCCTCTTTCAATGTTGCGCTAGAAGCTTCTCATACCCCAGGGAACTTGTTAATGCAACAAAATGCACTTTCTATGGACAATATGCATGAGATTGTTCTGCA ACTATGCAATTGGGATTCTGGACAGTTATCTATGAGGCTAGTGAGTCAGGCCCAAGAGTTTGTTATAGAAGTAAAAGTTCGATTGTTAGCTCTTCTACATGATCATAGTGTAAATAATTTAGCAGAAATTTTTCTTACAG GTCTCTTAGATGATTATGATGCATTGATATCGACAGCAtcacaaatttctgaattaGTAAAACCATTGAAGGGTTATTTGTGCAAATTTACATGGGactgtttcattaaaaagttatatCAGATCTATGTATACGATGAGTCATTGGTACAAAATAATTTGCCTTCCTTTATTGGACaggtaaatatattaaaagcaaaAGTATACTTACCCCTGGACTACGTGAAAAGATTAATGGTTTCTTTGATGTTACAGTTAAGGaaatttttatctttgaaaGGCTCGAAATATCAAGGTCTCGTTCATCGATATTTAGCATTTGACGACAAAATGACGAAAATCAGGGATCTGTGGCCAGACACGGAACCGTGGATGGACAAATACAA TGCAGAATTAGCAGTTCGAATGACCAGGCTTAAGCAAATATGGAGGACTTGGGAATTATTTTCTGTAACTAGGAAATTTATAGAGCAGCGTATGTCGAATAAATCGCTTGATAGTGGAAA TGAATTACAAGAAGTTGATAGTCAATTGTCAATGCTTGCATCGCAGGGGAAGGTTGAAATGGACAGGCTACTTTCGTCTGCCGAGATAGTTCAAATTTTGATCGACGATATAATCGAAGATCAACTTGCAAAATG GACTCACGAAGGCGGATGCTTAGAAAGTAACGCGAAAGAAGGGAAATGTTGCGAATTTCACACGTGTACAGGGTTTCCAGTGTCATCGAAT GCGAATAAAAGTGACACGGAAAGTATAGGGTTGCCAATAGAAAATCCTTTTTCACAACTCATTAATGGTTTTTTAG AAGAAGACATAGCAAATTATTCCGCAACACAGATCAAAAAGAAAGTAGATCCAATGGAATCGAAAGAAACGAAACTCGATGTGAGTGAAATTAGAAGTGTTCAGGAGGATACAGATTTGCGAACTGAACCGCAGCCTTGCTCGTGCGTGTATCAGCATGTTAGGGAAATAACGGAACGGAAGAAAGGAGTTTTAGAAAATCCTCCGTGTCCGTGTTTGTTAAACTCGAAACGGAAATGGAACACTTGTCCATGCCTAACAAAat CTGTACCTGAAATGGCTGTGTCGAACAATCACCCAAAGCCAGCATCTCCTACGACTGTGAAGACTAATCAAGAACCAACTAAACCTGTAGTGAAATCTGGTTCTACGCAATCTGCTCAAACACAAACAAGACATTCTACCACGCAAACGCCAAACACCGCTCACAATCATCCAACACATCTCGGTAGGT GTACCACTCATCCTCCACACACGCACGGGCCTCTACCGGACTTGGTTAAAAACGCGGCCCCTCCTCACAGATCTCACACACACAACAATCATTCGTCGCATGCATGTCACAAACAAGCCAACGTCGAGCACATCAAAAGAGTATCGTGTAATGATT TGAGTTCCGGGGACGGTGATTGTTCTGATTCCGGAAGCAGTCAAGAGGACTCTTGTTCGACCAGTAGTTCGGCACAAAGGGACTCGAGTAGGCATTGTGATTGTTGTTACTGTGAGGTGTTCGGACATGGAGTT CCTTCTGTAGCGCCAGTTAGTAGGAATTATAATGAAATGAGAGAAAGATTGAGACAGTTGTTAACTAAGAAAAAGGCCAAGAAGTGTAAAGCCACGTGTAGTCCTTCGAAGAGTTCTTCGGAGTCATCGACGAATACGAATCCAGAAACAAAGACGGTGACCAGCATGGCGCCTAGGTCTAATACTCCAGTTTCTACTACCTCTACGGTCCAACAGGATCAAAGAGATCAGAGGGATTTGGAAGAATTGTTAGAGTTCATTGAAGGGAATCAAAATGGGAAAAAGGATAATAATAAGAAAGCGGAGAAGAAAGCCAGGCAGAAGCAACGAAAG GTGGAGGAAAAGCTGAAAAGAGATAGGCAAGAGGCAGAAAGACAAAAACTGATAGAACTACAGAAAAAAACGCCGGAAGTAACAATTACAGTCGTAGACCCACAGAAACCTGTTTCTCAGAGATTATTACCTCAGTGTAATCTACCCGAAGTATCTATTTTACCTACATCACCGCCAGTAGCATTGCCGAGTGTAAAGCAATTaagtaataaaaagaaagacaaGCAAGAAATTTGTAGCAATAGTAGCAACACTAGTAGTAGTAGCTGTAGCagcagcagtagtagtagtaccATTAGTATAAATAGTAAGGCGAAGGCTGCATCTGTGAATAcgaatttaaagaataaaagtattaatCCAAGCAAAGTTGATAAGACGGTGGTTGCTAGCCAGACGAATAAGTTGACCAGTAAAACTGACAAAGccgaaattattaataagagtAATAAAGTATTGACAAGTACCAACGGTACAAGCACGAAAAGTAGTACAAACGGTACAGAGAAATCGCTGGCAGTGGAAGTAAACGACAAAAAGTtaacgaagaaagaaaggaagaagcaAAAGAAAGAACTGAAGAAGCTGGAAGAAGCGAAGGCGAAAGAAGTGAAGAAACCGGTTCAGCCGGAGAGCCAGCCTCAGATGGTCACCATTAAAAGGGTTATGGAGTCGAACAGTGCAGAGCCTACGGTTACAATTACGTTAAAGGGTCAAACACCGGCCGAGGATAAAGTATTGTTCACGTTGGTGAATGGGCAAACCAAGGAAGTTTCGCTGCCCAAGTTGGAGAACGAACAGAATCAGAATATTAgtgggaagaagaaaaaaaccaaagcaaataacaacaacaacaacaacaataacaacaccaacaataataataacaatagcaataacaacaataactcATTACAGCAAGGCAACAAGTCTCAACAGACAAATAATACGAAGCAACAGgcgcaaaataaaatttgtgaCAATAAGAATGTTAAACAACAAGGAAATAGTGAGAAAACTAAGGGAAAGGACGAGAAGAAGGTCCAGCAGCAGAATATAACGGAGACGAAGAAGTCTAAGAAAGATAAGAAGAACACCGAGAACAAAGAAAACGTGCTGCAACAGAATACagtaaataagaataagaatcaGCAGCAAACAGTGTCTAGcaagaaacagaataaaataaatactccCCCTCAGACACCAGTCTCTCAAAAATCACCGCCGAATCTCACTAAtgaaaacaataagaaatcAAAGGGTCAGGAGCAAGAAAAAAGCGGCCAGTTGAATTCCAGTAAGAACAATAAGAATGCAAGTACCAATGGGACATGCAAACAGGCGAAAAACGATAATCAGAAGATACAAACTAAGATAGCCTCTTCCCAACCGACAATCAAGCGATCGGAGATTCAACCCACCACCGCTGAGCGAGTTAACTCCCCTTTAAGTAGCCAGTTCAAAGACATCAGCGCAAATTCGAAGATCAACatagaaaatttaaaactaCCACCTGGGATCACAATAACGAAGGTCGACGCCCCCGCTAAACCATTGCCAATAAGATCAGCGCCGTTGCCCAAGCCAGTAAATCCTCCCAAGCAAACTACAATAATCGCTGCACCGATGAGTAGCGTCCAGTCGAGTTACTCGAGCTCTCAAGCGGGCGGCAACGTGATCGTGGTCGATACTGGAAAACTGAAGCAAGACCTTCTCCCGAAACCCACGGAAAAAG ACGTGCCTAaagaaaaccaacaaaactcgAGCACCacggggaaaaagaagaagaaaaagaacaaaagtgGAGCCAACACGGTAAACGCCGGCAATCAGACGACAGCGCAAAACAACGATCCGTTCGCGAATGATCACACGGATGAACCTGCTAGAATACTCCATAATCCTAACACGAACATGGTGACCATAAGGAACCCAGCGTTTGGTCCGATGAAAGTGCCTCCGACGCAACAGGCAGCTATCATAAAGGTGTCGGAGAACGGAATGGTGACCATCAGGAGTCCTGCGCTGCAACAGGCGATCAATGCAGGCCTAACGTCGCCCCCGAAGCCCGATTACATAGTGAAAGGTGACCTGTCGTCCAGGACATCCGCGGAGAGCTCGAATCTAAAGCACACGAACGGTATTATCCCGTCGAGCCTCGCCGAACTGAGGAGCAGACTGACGCCAGATTGCACGACCCTCAGCGATCTGGCCAACATTCAGATCAGCAAGGTGACGAACGGTCAACCGATACCGGAGAACGGGATCAACTTGAAGGGAACCAGCGTGACCTTGACGAAGGTGAGGACAGAGGCGAGCATAAAGGACGTACAGAGCGCGAAAACGGCGGTCCGGGAAGCGATAAATGCTTCAATAGCGGCGTCGAGTACCGGGAAGagcaagaaaaagaaaaaacgcgGAACCGGCACGAGACAGTGCGGCGATGACTGGAACCTCGTTG AGAGCGTATTCACGCCCAAAGATATAGACCTCGAGGACGGGGAGATGGACGACGCCGAGCGCGAGCTGGAGGCGTTCAAGAGGTTTTGCCTGCAATCGGTGCCGCCTCCTCGCAAGGAGAAGGTCAACCTGAACATCAAGGACATCGTGCTGAAGAAGaaatcgtcatcgtcatcgtcgtcgtcctcgGCGGCTGCCGCCGTCATCGCCGCGAATTGA
- the LOC116431621 gene encoding uncharacterized protein LOC116431621 isoform X4, with amino-acid sequence MLIECGLGVYAVPSKTRGKPYRLPCGPVRVLANDPLGVPVAPRGDRMSGSDGEDGQCNRTRESNVVAMGDVLAKKHADDAPRDTCIVADDDPTRQDVDLATDYESDAVRSPVVANLVPDANGVIDMNAVHAFIKGARDPGYVQTDSYKVKRDLCREELQKIIKFQNLWMELQQYMRASFNVALEASHTPGNLLMQQNALSMDNMHEIVLQLCNWDSGQLSMRLVSQAQEFVIEVKVRLLALLHDHSVNNLAEIFLTGLLDDYDALISTASQISELVKPLKGYLCKFTWDCFIKKLYQIYVYDESLVQNNLPSFIGQLRKFLSLKGSKYQGLVHRYLAFDDKMTKIRDLWPDTEPWMDKYNELQEVDSQLSMLASQGKVEMDRLLSSAEIVQILIDDIIEDQLAKWTHEGGCLESNAKEGKCCEFHTCTGFPVSSNANKSDTESIGLPIENPFSQLINGFLEEDIANYSATQIKKKVDPMESKETKLDVSEIRSVQEDTDLRTEPQPCSCVYQHVREITERKKGVLENPPCPCLLNSKRKWNTCPCLTKSVPEMAVSNNHPKPASPTTVKTNQEPTKPVVKSGSTQSAQTQTRHSTTQTPNTAHNHPTHLGRCTTHPPHTHGPLPDLVKNAAPPHRSHTHNNHSSHACHKQANVEHIKRVSCNDLSSGDGDCSDSGSSQEDSCSTSSSAQRDSSRHCDCCYCEVFGHGVPSVAPVSRNYNEMRERLRQLLTKKKAKKCKATCSPSKSSSESSTNTNPETKTVTSMAPRSNTPVSTTSTVQQDQRDQRDLEELLEFIEGNQNGKKDNNKKAEKKARQKQRKVEEKLKRDRQEAERQKLIELQKKTPEVTITVVDPQKPVSQRLLPQCNLPEVSILPTSPPVALPSVKQLSNKKKDKQEICSNSSNTSSSSCSSSSSSSTISINSKAKAASVNTNLKNKSINPSKVDKTVVASQTNKLTSKTDKAEIINKSNKVLTSTNGTSTKSSTNGTEKSLAVEVNDKKLTKKERKKQKKELKKLEEAKAKEVKKPVQPESQPQMVTIKRVMESNSAEPTVTITLKGQTPAEDKVLFTLVNGQTKEVSLPKLENEQNQNISGKKKKTKANNNNNNNNNNTNNNNNNSNNNNNSLQQGNKSQQTNNTKQQAQNKICDNKNVKQQGNSEKTKGKDEKKVQQQNITETKKSKKDKKNTENKENVLQQNTVNKNKNQQQTVSSKKQNKINTPPQTPVSQKSPPNLTNENNKKSKGQEQEKSGQLNSSKNNKNASTNGTCKQAKNDNQKIQTKIASSQPTIKRSEIQPTTAERVNSPLSSQFKDISANSKINIENLKLPPGITITKVDAPAKPLPIRSAPLPKPVNPPKQTTIIAAPMSSVQSSYSSSQAGGNVIVVDTGKLKQDLLPKPTEKDVPKENQQNSSTTGKKKKKKNKSGANTVNAGNQTTAQNNDPFANDHTDEPARILHNPNTNMVTIRNPAFGPMKVPPTQQAAIIKVSENGMVTIRSPALQQAINAGLTSPPKPDYIVKGDLSSRTSAESSNLKHTNGIIPSSLAELRSRLTPDCTTLSDLANIQISKVTNGQPIPENGINLKGTSVTLTKVRTEASIKDVQSAKTAVREAINASIAASSTGKSKKKKKRGTGTRQCGDDWNLVESVFTPKDIDLEDGEMDDAERELEAFKRFCLQSVPPPRKEKVNLNIKDIVLKKKSSSSSSSSSAAAAVIAAN; translated from the exons ACGGATTACGAAAGCGACGCTGTCAGGTCACCTGTCGTCGCGAATTTGGTTCCTGACGCG AACGGGGTGATAGATATGAATGCAGTTCATGCTTTCATAAAGGGTGCAAGAGATCCTGGATATGTACAAACGGATTCGTATAAAGTGAAAAG AGATCTCTGTAGAGAGGAACTGcagaagattataaaatttcaaaacttaTGGATGGAATTGCAACAGTACATGCGTGCCTCTTTCAATGTTGCGCTAGAAGCTTCTCATACCCCAGGGAACTTGTTAATGCAACAAAATGCACTTTCTATGGACAATATGCATGAGATTGTTCTGCA ACTATGCAATTGGGATTCTGGACAGTTATCTATGAGGCTAGTGAGTCAGGCCCAAGAGTTTGTTATAGAAGTAAAAGTTCGATTGTTAGCTCTTCTACATGATCATAGTGTAAATAATTTAGCAGAAATTTTTCTTACAG GTCTCTTAGATGATTATGATGCATTGATATCGACAGCAtcacaaatttctgaattaGTAAAACCATTGAAGGGTTATTTGTGCAAATTTACATGGGactgtttcattaaaaagttatatCAGATCTATGTATACGATGAGTCATTGGTACAAAATAATTTGCCTTCCTTTATTGGACag TTAAGGaaatttttatctttgaaaGGCTCGAAATATCAAGGTCTCGTTCATCGATATTTAGCATTTGACGACAAAATGACGAAAATCAGGGATCTGTGGCCAGACACGGAACCGTGGATGGACAAATACAA TGAATTACAAGAAGTTGATAGTCAATTGTCAATGCTTGCATCGCAGGGGAAGGTTGAAATGGACAGGCTACTTTCGTCTGCCGAGATAGTTCAAATTTTGATCGACGATATAATCGAAGATCAACTTGCAAAATG GACTCACGAAGGCGGATGCTTAGAAAGTAACGCGAAAGAAGGGAAATGTTGCGAATTTCACACGTGTACAGGGTTTCCAGTGTCATCGAAT GCGAATAAAAGTGACACGGAAAGTATAGGGTTGCCAATAGAAAATCCTTTTTCACAACTCATTAATGGTTTTTTAG AAGAAGACATAGCAAATTATTCCGCAACACAGATCAAAAAGAAAGTAGATCCAATGGAATCGAAAGAAACGAAACTCGATGTGAGTGAAATTAGAAGTGTTCAGGAGGATACAGATTTGCGAACTGAACCGCAGCCTTGCTCGTGCGTGTATCAGCATGTTAGGGAAATAACGGAACGGAAGAAAGGAGTTTTAGAAAATCCTCCGTGTCCGTGTTTGTTAAACTCGAAACGGAAATGGAACACTTGTCCATGCCTAACAAAat CTGTACCTGAAATGGCTGTGTCGAACAATCACCCAAAGCCAGCATCTCCTACGACTGTGAAGACTAATCAAGAACCAACTAAACCTGTAGTGAAATCTGGTTCTACGCAATCTGCTCAAACACAAACAAGACATTCTACCACGCAAACGCCAAACACCGCTCACAATCATCCAACACATCTCGGTAGGT GTACCACTCATCCTCCACACACGCACGGGCCTCTACCGGACTTGGTTAAAAACGCGGCCCCTCCTCACAGATCTCACACACACAACAATCATTCGTCGCATGCATGTCACAAACAAGCCAACGTCGAGCACATCAAAAGAGTATCGTGTAATGATT TGAGTTCCGGGGACGGTGATTGTTCTGATTCCGGAAGCAGTCAAGAGGACTCTTGTTCGACCAGTAGTTCGGCACAAAGGGACTCGAGTAGGCATTGTGATTGTTGTTACTGTGAGGTGTTCGGACATGGAGTT CCTTCTGTAGCGCCAGTTAGTAGGAATTATAATGAAATGAGAGAAAGATTGAGACAGTTGTTAACTAAGAAAAAGGCCAAGAAGTGTAAAGCCACGTGTAGTCCTTCGAAGAGTTCTTCGGAGTCATCGACGAATACGAATCCAGAAACAAAGACGGTGACCAGCATGGCGCCTAGGTCTAATACTCCAGTTTCTACTACCTCTACGGTCCAACAGGATCAAAGAGATCAGAGGGATTTGGAAGAATTGTTAGAGTTCATTGAAGGGAATCAAAATGGGAAAAAGGATAATAATAAGAAAGCGGAGAAGAAAGCCAGGCAGAAGCAACGAAAG GTGGAGGAAAAGCTGAAAAGAGATAGGCAAGAGGCAGAAAGACAAAAACTGATAGAACTACAGAAAAAAACGCCGGAAGTAACAATTACAGTCGTAGACCCACAGAAACCTGTTTCTCAGAGATTATTACCTCAGTGTAATCTACCCGAAGTATCTATTTTACCTACATCACCGCCAGTAGCATTGCCGAGTGTAAAGCAATTaagtaataaaaagaaagacaaGCAAGAAATTTGTAGCAATAGTAGCAACACTAGTAGTAGTAGCTGTAGCagcagcagtagtagtagtaccATTAGTATAAATAGTAAGGCGAAGGCTGCATCTGTGAATAcgaatttaaagaataaaagtattaatCCAAGCAAAGTTGATAAGACGGTGGTTGCTAGCCAGACGAATAAGTTGACCAGTAAAACTGACAAAGccgaaattattaataagagtAATAAAGTATTGACAAGTACCAACGGTACAAGCACGAAAAGTAGTACAAACGGTACAGAGAAATCGCTGGCAGTGGAAGTAAACGACAAAAAGTtaacgaagaaagaaaggaagaagcaAAAGAAAGAACTGAAGAAGCTGGAAGAAGCGAAGGCGAAAGAAGTGAAGAAACCGGTTCAGCCGGAGAGCCAGCCTCAGATGGTCACCATTAAAAGGGTTATGGAGTCGAACAGTGCAGAGCCTACGGTTACAATTACGTTAAAGGGTCAAACACCGGCCGAGGATAAAGTATTGTTCACGTTGGTGAATGGGCAAACCAAGGAAGTTTCGCTGCCCAAGTTGGAGAACGAACAGAATCAGAATATTAgtgggaagaagaaaaaaaccaaagcaaataacaacaacaacaacaacaataacaacaccaacaataataataacaatagcaataacaacaataactcATTACAGCAAGGCAACAAGTCTCAACAGACAAATAATACGAAGCAACAGgcgcaaaataaaatttgtgaCAATAAGAATGTTAAACAACAAGGAAATAGTGAGAAAACTAAGGGAAAGGACGAGAAGAAGGTCCAGCAGCAGAATATAACGGAGACGAAGAAGTCTAAGAAAGATAAGAAGAACACCGAGAACAAAGAAAACGTGCTGCAACAGAATACagtaaataagaataagaatcaGCAGCAAACAGTGTCTAGcaagaaacagaataaaataaatactccCCCTCAGACACCAGTCTCTCAAAAATCACCGCCGAATCTCACTAAtgaaaacaataagaaatcAAAGGGTCAGGAGCAAGAAAAAAGCGGCCAGTTGAATTCCAGTAAGAACAATAAGAATGCAAGTACCAATGGGACATGCAAACAGGCGAAAAACGATAATCAGAAGATACAAACTAAGATAGCCTCTTCCCAACCGACAATCAAGCGATCGGAGATTCAACCCACCACCGCTGAGCGAGTTAACTCCCCTTTAAGTAGCCAGTTCAAAGACATCAGCGCAAATTCGAAGATCAACatagaaaatttaaaactaCCACCTGGGATCACAATAACGAAGGTCGACGCCCCCGCTAAACCATTGCCAATAAGATCAGCGCCGTTGCCCAAGCCAGTAAATCCTCCCAAGCAAACTACAATAATCGCTGCACCGATGAGTAGCGTCCAGTCGAGTTACTCGAGCTCTCAAGCGGGCGGCAACGTGATCGTGGTCGATACTGGAAAACTGAAGCAAGACCTTCTCCCGAAACCCACGGAAAAAG ACGTGCCTAaagaaaaccaacaaaactcgAGCACCacggggaaaaagaagaagaaaaagaacaaaagtgGAGCCAACACGGTAAACGCCGGCAATCAGACGACAGCGCAAAACAACGATCCGTTCGCGAATGATCACACGGATGAACCTGCTAGAATACTCCATAATCCTAACACGAACATGGTGACCATAAGGAACCCAGCGTTTGGTCCGATGAAAGTGCCTCCGACGCAACAGGCAGCTATCATAAAGGTGTCGGAGAACGGAATGGTGACCATCAGGAGTCCTGCGCTGCAACAGGCGATCAATGCAGGCCTAACGTCGCCCCCGAAGCCCGATTACATAGTGAAAGGTGACCTGTCGTCCAGGACATCCGCGGAGAGCTCGAATCTAAAGCACACGAACGGTATTATCCCGTCGAGCCTCGCCGAACTGAGGAGCAGACTGACGCCAGATTGCACGACCCTCAGCGATCTGGCCAACATTCAGATCAGCAAGGTGACGAACGGTCAACCGATACCGGAGAACGGGATCAACTTGAAGGGAACCAGCGTGACCTTGACGAAGGTGAGGACAGAGGCGAGCATAAAGGACGTACAGAGCGCGAAAACGGCGGTCCGGGAAGCGATAAATGCTTCAATAGCGGCGTCGAGTACCGGGAAGagcaagaaaaagaaaaaacgcgGAACCGGCACGAGACAGTGCGGCGATGACTGGAACCTCGTTG AGAGCGTATTCACGCCCAAAGATATAGACCTCGAGGACGGGGAGATGGACGACGCCGAGCGCGAGCTGGAGGCGTTCAAGAGGTTTTGCCTGCAATCGGTGCCGCCTCCTCGCAAGGAGAAGGTCAACCTGAACATCAAGGACATCGTGCTGAAGAAGaaatcgtcatcgtcatcgtcgtcgtcctcgGCGGCTGCCGCCGTCATCGCCGCGAATTGA